One region of Juglans regia cultivar Chandler chromosome 4, Walnut 2.0, whole genome shotgun sequence genomic DNA includes:
- the LOC108990210 gene encoding uncharacterized protein LOC108990210: MELDTWMSQEETRLAQQAKQSWLEQGEANSIFFKALASKKHKVIREMKKSDGVWLKSSEEVHQGATDFFQTFFAPKNSGVPPEEVHQEVKAALLSIPSDNSPGPDGFGSDFYKSCWDIVDNPKEFDKFRPISLCSVFYKVRTKILVGCLSPLLSRMISPEQGEFIPSKSIFENISLTQEMIHSINKPVRSGNVVLKLIWLRQTIVLIGISYFTFYLLLVFLNCKASVRAIARTLKIYETWSGQKVNKDRSSIIFSKHITVARKRSVLRITGFSEGTLPFKYLGVLIIYGRLKLVHLDEVVGKIRERIDGWKEGKPKKHWRAWDRMCKPVQEGGVGIRNIAETQKALHMKFAWKILMENSQWSRFFKAKYVKSNHISLNDKWLGEDALGKLLPINGSHRLQVKECFLESGCDLDMLNSLVEVGKNRENSKSVE, from the exons ATGGAACTAGATACTTGGATGAGTCAGGAAGAAACCAGGTTAGCCCAACAAGCAAAACAATCCTGGTTAGAACAAGGGGAAGCCAACTCAATTTTCTTCAAGGCTTTAGCGTCCAAAAAGCATAAGGTCATCCGTGAGATGAAGAAAAGTGATGGGGTTTGGCTAAAATCATCGGAAGAAGTTCATCAAGGAGCGACAGATTTCTTCCAAACCTTCTTTGCCCCGAAAAATTCTGGAGTCCCACCGGAAGAAGTTCATCAAG AAGTTAAAGCCGCCTTACTCTCCATTCCAAGTGATAACAGTCCCGGCCCGGATGGCTTTGGTTCGGATTTCTATAAATCTTGCTGGGATATT GTGGACAACCCAAAGGAGTTTGACAAGTTTCGCCCCATCAGTCTCTGTTCCGTGTTTTATAAAGTTCGCACGAAGATTCTTGTTGGGTGTCTATCCCCTTTGCTTTCCAGGATGATTTCTCCTGAACAGGGAGAGTTTATCCCAAGCAAAAGCATCTTTGAGAACATAAGCCTCACTCAGGAGATGATCCATAGTATCAATAAACCAGTTCGGAGTGGAAATGTGGtgttaaaattgatatggctaagGCAAACGATAGTGTTGATTGGAATTTCTTACTTCACGTTTTATctgcttttggtttttttgaacTG CAAAGCATCAGTAAGAGCCATTGCCAGAACGTTGAAGATATATGAAACATGGTCTGGCCAGAAGGTGAATAAAGACAGGTCCTCTATCATATTTTCAAAGCATATCACAGTTGCTAGAAAGAGATCCGTGCTTCGTATTACCGGTTTCTCTGAGGGAACCCtcccttttaaatatttgggtgtTCTAATTATTTATGGAAGACTAAAATTGGTTCACTTGGATGAAGTAGTTGGAAAGATTCGGGAGAGGATTGATGGTTGGAAG GAAGGCAAACCAAAGAAACATTGGAGAGCTTGGGATAGGATGTGTAAACCCGTGCAAGAAGGTGGAGTTGGGATTCGTAACATTGCTGAAACTCAGAAAGCACTACACATGAAATTCGCTTGGAAGATTCTAATGGAGAATTCCCAGTGGTCTCGGTTCTTCAAAGCAAAATATGTGAAGTCAAACCATATATCTCTG AATGATAAGTGGTTGGGCGAGGATGCACTGGGGAAGCTTTTACCTATTAACGGCTCCCATAGGCTTCAAGTGAAGGAATGTTTCTTGGAGTCGGGTTGTGATTTAGACATGCTTAACAGTCTAGTAGAGGTCGGTAAAAACAGAGAAAATAGCAAATCGGTTGAGTAA
- the LOC108990268 gene encoding katanin p60 ATPase-containing subunit A-like 2 — protein MADEPSLTRWSFADFKMFYDAKFGRKRLPESANGPTADKPSSNVNSSAGTSNGNAHVNNTSDMAIFEQFRGQALSSTHTNGILSNQTDERPQKSLLPPFESAEMRTLAESLSRDIIRGSPDVSWESIKGLENAKHLLKEAVVMPIKYPKYFTGLLSPWKGILLFGPPGTGKTMLAKAVATECNTTFFNISASSVVSKWRGDSEKLVKVLFDLARHHAPSTIFLDEIDAIISHRGEGLSEHEASRRLKTELLIQMDGLTRTDELVFVLAATNLPWELDAAMLRRLEKRILVPLPEPEARRAMFDELLSSQPDEEKLPYDLLVERTEGYSGSDIRLLCKEVAMQPLRRLMALLEERQELVPEDELPKVGPIRHEDIEIALRNTRPSAHLHAHRYEKFNADYGSQLLQ, from the exons ATGGCCGACGAACCTTCACTCACTCGATGGTCATTTgcg gattttaaaatgttttatgatgccAAGTTCGGTAGAAAGAGGTTGCCAGAGTCAGCGAATGGCCCAACAGCTGATAAGCCTTCCAGTAATGTGAATTCTTCAGCTGGGACGTCAAATGGAAACGCTCATGTGAATAACACATCTGACATGGCCATATTTGAACAGTTCCGGGGCCAG GCGCTGAGCTCGACACATACAAATGGAATTTTGTCTAATCAAACTGATGAGAGACC GCAGAAGTCTCTTCTCCCTCCATTTGAGTCTGCAGAAATGCGTACCCTGGCAGAAAGTTTAAGTAG AGATATCATCCGTGGGAGTCCAGATGTTAGCTGGGAAAGCATCAAGGGGTTAGAGAATGCCAAACATTTACTTAAGGAGGCAGTTGTTATGCCAATAAAATATCCCAA GTACTTTACTGGTCTTCTATCACCATGGAAAGGTATTCTCCTTTTTGGCCCTCCAGGGACAGGAAAG ACAATGCTTGCAAAGGCTGTTGCAACAGAGTGCAACACcacatttttcaatatttcagcATCTTCTGTTGTCAGCAAATGGCGTG GTGACTCAGAGAAGTTAGTTAAGGTGTTATTTGATCTTGCAAGGCACCATGCACCATCAACTATATTTCTTGATGAAATAGATGCTATTATTAGTCATCGTGGTGAAGGACTTAGTGAGCATGAGGCAAGTAGGCGATTGAAGACTGAACTGCTCATACAG ATGGATGGTTTAACCCGGACAGATgaacttgtttttgttttggcgGCGACAAATCTTCCCTGGGAACTAGATGCAGCAATGCTCCGGCGTCTTGAGAAGCGA ATCCTAGTGCCTCTTCCAGAGCCAGAAGCAAGAAGAGCCATGTTTGACGAACTCCTGTCATCACAGCCTGACGAGGAGAAGCTTCCTTATGATTTGTTGGTTGAAAGGACAGAAGGTTATTCAGGTTCAGATATTCGGTTACTGTGCAAAGAGGTCGCAATGCAGCCCCTTAGACGTTTAATGGCACTCCTTGAAGAGAGACAGGAATTGGTGCCTGAGGATG AGTTGCCTAAAGTGGGACCAATCAGACATGAAGACATAGAGATAGCTTTAAGGAACACCAGACCATCTGCTCATCTGCATGCTCATCGTTACGAAAAGTTTAATGCCGATTATGGTAGTCAACTTCTCCAATGA
- the LOC108990276 gene encoding calcyclin-binding protein-like, whose protein sequence is MADELALDLEELRHLQSIAKRPRIVSFISSEIRNLQMLSKETVSAPLSQIPIPISTAPKVSSDPALKYVTLGSFSWDQDNDKVKIYVSLEGAEHEKIETELKPTSIDVKFHDVQGKNYRCAIAKLNKEIIPDKCKVVVKPTRVIITLFKASKGNWLDLQFKEDKLKPNLDKDRDPMAGIMDLMKNMYEEGDDEMKRTIAKAWTDARSGKTADPSKGYP, encoded by the exons ATGGCGGACGAATTGGCTCTAGACTTGGAAGAGCTTCGTCACCTCCAAAGCATCGCCAAGAGGCCTCGAATCGTCTCTTTCATCTCCTCCGAGATCCGCAACCTCCAGATG TTGTCAAAAGAGACTGTCTCCGCGCCGCTCTCGCAAATTCCAATTCCTATTTCAACTGCACCTAAGGTGTCCTCGGACCCGGCTTTGAAATATGTTACACTCGGATCATTCAGCTGGGATCAGGACAATGACAAAGTCAAG ATATATGTATCCCTTGAGGGAGCTGAGCATGAAAAAATCGAAACTGAGCTTAAGCCAACGTCCATTGATGTCAAATTTCATGATGTCCAAGGGAAGAACTACCGATGTGCCATAGCTAAATTGAACAAGGAGATTATTCCGGATAAGTGTAAGGTGGTAGTTAAGCCTACAAGGGTGATTATCACATTGTTCAAAGCTTCAAAAGGGAACTGGTTAGATTTGCAGTTTAAAGAGGACAAG TTGAAACCAAATCTGGATAAAGATCGGGACCCCATGGCTGGAATCATGGATTTAATGAAA AATATGTACGAGGAAGGGGACGATGAAATGAAACGAACAATTGCAAAAGCATGGACTGATGCGAGGTCTGGCAAAACAGCCGACCCTTCAAAGGGATATCCTTGA
- the LOC108990194 gene encoding uncharacterized protein LOC108990194 isoform X1, whose product MALSSAFRERLEHMEHSRNQRISLLQAEKEWQANKSQVLEWKHANIRAMEQRCLVFDQKIAADNFKISTLKSEIESLDAKDCTDSQQLRILRWEVEELGELEKERDKFYELKICEMKEFSESVKKFVVECRMCIEELRNCKKEQQSTITNLQGNNKYFSNSEIAAAEMRKSELMAVKESLDKSMASSYRLRAQLQKQLQNM is encoded by the exons ATGGCGCTTTCCTCTGCATTCCGCGAACGGCTTGAGCACATGGAACACAGCAGAAACCAACGTATCTCTCTGCTTCAG GCCGAGAAAGAATGGCAAGCGAACAAGTCCCAGGTCTTGGAGTGGAAGCACGCAAACATCAGGGCCATGGAACAAAGGTGCTTGGTGTTTGATCAAAAGATAGCGGCAGATAACTTCAAGATCTCGACACTCAAGTCCGAGATCGAGAGTCTCGATGCCAAAGACTGTACCGACTCGCAACAATTgag GATTTTGAGGTGGGAGGTAGAGGAGCTTGGGGAGTTGGAGAAGGAGAGGGATAAGTTTTACGAATTGAAGATTTGTGAGATGAAGGAATTCAGTGAAAGTGTGAAGAAGTTCGTCGTGGAATGTCGAATGTGTATTGAGGAATTGAGGAATTGCAAAAAAGAG CAGCAGTCAACTATCACCAATCTCCAAGGAAACAATAAATACTTTAGCAATTCAGAGATAGCTGCAGCTGAAATGAGGAAGTCTGAGCTCATGGCTGTGAAAGAGAGTTTGGATAAAAGCATGGCTTCTAGTTACCGATTGAGAGCACAGTTGCAAAAGCAGCTCCAGAATATGTAG
- the LOC108990194 gene encoding uncharacterized protein LOC108990194 isoform X3 — translation MALSSAFRERLEHMEHSRNQRISLLQAEKEWQANKSQVLEWKHANIRAMEQRCLVFDQKIAADNFKISTLKSEIESLDAKDCTDSQQLRILRWEVEELGELEKERDKFYELKICEMKEFSESVKKFVVECRMCIEELRNCKKESTITNLQGNNKYFSNSEIAAAEMRKSELMAVKESLDKSMASSYRLRAQLQKQLQNM, via the exons ATGGCGCTTTCCTCTGCATTCCGCGAACGGCTTGAGCACATGGAACACAGCAGAAACCAACGTATCTCTCTGCTTCAG GCCGAGAAAGAATGGCAAGCGAACAAGTCCCAGGTCTTGGAGTGGAAGCACGCAAACATCAGGGCCATGGAACAAAGGTGCTTGGTGTTTGATCAAAAGATAGCGGCAGATAACTTCAAGATCTCGACACTCAAGTCCGAGATCGAGAGTCTCGATGCCAAAGACTGTACCGACTCGCAACAATTgag GATTTTGAGGTGGGAGGTAGAGGAGCTTGGGGAGTTGGAGAAGGAGAGGGATAAGTTTTACGAATTGAAGATTTGTGAGATGAAGGAATTCAGTGAAAGTGTGAAGAAGTTCGTCGTGGAATGTCGAATGTGTATTGAGGAATTGAGGAATTGCAAAAAAGAG TCAACTATCACCAATCTCCAAGGAAACAATAAATACTTTAGCAATTCAGAGATAGCTGCAGCTGAAATGAGGAAGTCTGAGCTCATGGCTGTGAAAGAGAGTTTGGATAAAAGCATGGCTTCTAGTTACCGATTGAGAGCACAGTTGCAAAAGCAGCTCCAGAATATGTAG
- the LOC108990194 gene encoding uncharacterized protein LOC108990194 isoform X2 codes for MALSSAFRERLEHMEHSRNQRISLLQAEKEWQANKSQVLEWKHANIRAMEQRCLVFDQKIAADNFKISTLKSEIESLDAKDCTDSQQLRILRWEVEELGELEKERDKFYELKICEMKEFSESVKKFVVECRMCIEELRNCKKEQSTITNLQGNNKYFSNSEIAAAEMRKSELMAVKESLDKSMASSYRLRAQLQKQLQNM; via the exons ATGGCGCTTTCCTCTGCATTCCGCGAACGGCTTGAGCACATGGAACACAGCAGAAACCAACGTATCTCTCTGCTTCAG GCCGAGAAAGAATGGCAAGCGAACAAGTCCCAGGTCTTGGAGTGGAAGCACGCAAACATCAGGGCCATGGAACAAAGGTGCTTGGTGTTTGATCAAAAGATAGCGGCAGATAACTTCAAGATCTCGACACTCAAGTCCGAGATCGAGAGTCTCGATGCCAAAGACTGTACCGACTCGCAACAATTgag GATTTTGAGGTGGGAGGTAGAGGAGCTTGGGGAGTTGGAGAAGGAGAGGGATAAGTTTTACGAATTGAAGATTTGTGAGATGAAGGAATTCAGTGAAAGTGTGAAGAAGTTCGTCGTGGAATGTCGAATGTGTATTGAGGAATTGAGGAATTGCAAAAAAGAG CAGTCAACTATCACCAATCTCCAAGGAAACAATAAATACTTTAGCAATTCAGAGATAGCTGCAGCTGAAATGAGGAAGTCTGAGCTCATGGCTGTGAAAGAGAGTTTGGATAAAAGCATGGCTTCTAGTTACCGATTGAGAGCACAGTTGCAAAAGCAGCTCCAGAATATGTAG